The Streptomyces sp. NBC_00162 sequence GGGCCAGATCGACGGCACCGGCAACCCGAAGCCCTCGGAGCCCGACTTCGACAAAAGGCTCTTCGTGCCCGCGGCCGGCCCCGGGCCCGCCGAGCACGCCTGGATGGCGGGGGGCTCGTACGCCGTCGTCCGGCGCATCCGGATGCTCCTCGACGACTGGGACAAGCAGTCCCTCGCCCAGCAGGAGCAGGTGATAGGCCGTACCAAGGCCACCGGGGCCCCGCTGACCGGCGGCGGCGAGACCACCGAGATGGCGCTCGACAAGATCGGCGCCGACGGCAAGCCGGTGATCCCGTCCAATGCCCATGCCCGGATCTCCGCCCCCGAGCAGAACGGCGGAGCCGCCATGCTGCGACGCCCCTTCTCCTTCCACGACGGGATCGGCGCGGACGGTACGCCCGACGCAGGACTCCTCTTCGTCTGCTGGCAGGCCGATCCGCTGCGCGGGTTCGTCCCCGTCCAGCGCAAGCTCGACCGCGGTGACGCACTGTCGTCCTTCATCCGGCACGAGTCCAGCGGCCTCTACGCGGTTCCGCCCGGTCCCCGCACCGGCGAGTACGTGGGGCAGCGGCTGCTCGAAGGGTGAACAGCACCCCGGCGGGCAGCACCCCGGCATTAGGCTGACCGCATGTCGGCCACCCGCTTCACGTATCTCGGTCCCGAGGGCACTTTCACCGAAGCCGCCCTGCGCACACTGCCGGAAGCAGCCACCCGGGAGCTCATCCCGATGGTGTCGGTACCGGCCGCCCTGGACGCCGTGCGCAACGGCGAGGCCGCTGCCGCCCTGGTCCCGATCGAGAACTCGGTGGAGGGCGGTGTCACCGCCACCCTCGACGAGCTGGCTTCCGGCGAGCCGCTGATGATCTACCGCGAGGTGCTGCTGCCCATCGCCTTCGCGCTCCTCGTCCGCCCCGGTACCGCCCTCTCGGACGTCAAGACGGTCACCGGGCACCCGGTGGCCCAGCCCCAGGTGCGGAACTGGCTGCGGGCGAACCTGCCCGACGCCGTGTGGGAGTCGGCCGCCTCGAACGCCGACGGCGCCCGGCTGGTCCAGGAAGGCCGCTTCGACGCGGCCTTCGCCGGTGAGTTCGCCGCCGCCACCTACGGGCTCGTCCCGCTGGTCACCGAGATCCACGACGCGGAGAACGCCGAGACCCGGTTCGTGCTCGTCGGACGCCCCGCCCGGCCCGCCGCCCCGACCGGTGCCGACAAGACCTCCGTCGTGCTGTGGCTCGGCGACGACCACCCCGGTGCGCTGCTCGAGCTCCTCCAGGAGTTCGCCGTGCGCGGGGTCAACCTGATGCTGATCCAGTCGCGGCCGACGGGCGAGGGCATCGGCAACTACTGCTTCGCGGTCGATGCCGAGGGCCACATCTCCGACCGTCGCGTCAGCGAGGCCCTCATGGGCCTCAAGCGCACCTGCCCCCAGGTCCGCTTCCTCGGGTCCTATCCGCGTGCGGGCGTCGCTCAGAGTGACGTCCGGGCTCCGCGGCCGGGCACCTCCGACGGCGACTTCACGGCCGCGTCCGACTGGCTGACGCGCTGCCTCGACGGCCGGGCCTGAGGCTTCGTCCACTGTCCACAGAGTTATCCACAGGCCGAGATGGGGACCTGGGGACAAGTCGACAGAGTGGCACGACAAGGTCGACAAATCGGTCGCAGGGCACAGGTTTCGCGCTGGGGAGCGGAAGGTGAACGGCGTCACCCCCGTATCGCGGATCAACTCTTTGGGGCGAGTCATTCCCACCCGAATGAGTGTGTGAGGGTGGTTTGAACCCCGATTCACCCCCGCCTCCCGCCGGTCGGTAATGATCTATTTCCGTGTCCACAGATGCGGCGCACAGCCTGTGGATAAGATCTGAGGGAAGGTAATTCCTGTGGACAAGGAACCCCCTCCCGCCCTGCTCAGAGGCTGCACGCCGACTGACACTGTGCCCCTTTTCGGCGAATGGGCCCGCTTTTATTGACCACCCGAGAAGAGCCACTTCCGGCCAGCCGCCAAGACTTATCCATTTGCGGCAATTAGGACATAGCGACACGCAGCGTGATATCGGTGTGATCCCAGGAACCCCAGCCCGGTAGCCTGGAGGGGTGATTGACCTCCGGCTGCTCCGTGAAGACCCTGACCGTGTCCGCGCCTCGCAGCGCGCCCGTGGAGAGGACGTCGAACTCGTCGACGCACTGCTCTCCGCCGACGAGCGCCGCAGGTCCTCAGGCATGCGCTTCGACGAACTGCGCAATGAGCAGAAGTCGCTCGGCAAGCTCATCCCGAAGGCCTCTCCGGAGGAGCGGGCGGAGCTCCTGAAAAAGGCCGAGCAGCTCAAGCAGGACGTCAAGGCGGCCGAGAGCGAGCAGAACGAGGCGGACGAAGCCGCCAAGAAGCTTCTTCTCCAGCTGGGCAACATCGTCCACGAGGACGTCCCGGTCGGCGGCGAGGAAGACTTCACCGTCCTGGAGACCCACGGCACCATCCGTGACTTCGCCGCCGAGGGCTTCGAGCCCAAGGACCACCTGGAGCTCGGCGAGTCGCTGGGCGCCATCGACGTCGAGCGCGGCGCCAAGGTGTCGGGCTCGCGCTTCTACTACCTGACCGGGGTGGGCGCGCTGCTCGAGCTGGCGCTGGTCAACGCGGCCATCGCCCAGGCCACCGAGGCCGGTTTCATCCCGATGCTGACTCCGGCGCTGGTCCGTCCGCGCGCCATGGAGGGCACCGGCTTCCTCGGCCAGGCCGCGGAGAACGTGTACCACCTGGAGAAGGACGACTACTACCTGGTCGGCACCTCCGAGGTCCCGCTCGCCGCGTACCACATGGACGAGATCATCGAGGCCGACAAGCTGCCGCTGCGTTACGCCGGCTTCTCGCCGTGCTTCCGCCGCGAGGCCGGCACGTACGGCAAGGACACCCGCGGCATCTTCCGCGTCCACCAGTTCGACAAGGTCGAGATGTTCTCGTACGTCGCGCCGGAGGAGGCCGAGGCCGAGCACCAGCGCCTCCTCGAGTGGGAGAAGCAGTGGCTGACGAGCCTGGAGCTGCCGTTCCAGGTGATCGACGTCGCCACCGGTGACCTCGGTTCCTCCGCCTCGCGCAAGTTCGACTGCGAGGCCTGGATCCCGACCCAGGGCAAGTACCGCGAGCTGACCTCCGCCTCGAACTGCGACGGCTTCCAGGCCCGCCGCCTGTCGATCCGCTACCGCGACGGCAAGAAGACCCAGCCGCTGTCCACGCTGAACGGCACGCTGTGCGCCGTGCCGCGCACGATCGTCGCGATCCTGGAGAACCACCAGCAGGCCGACGGTTCGGTGCGCGTGCCCCAGGTACTCCGTCCGTACCTCGGCGGCCGCGAGGTCCTGGAGCCGATCACCAAGTGAGCCCGGCCCCGTTCCCGTACAAGCTCGTCGCGACCGATCTCGACGGCACGCTGCTGCGTGGCGACGACACCGTCTCGGAACGCACCCGTGAAGCGCTCGTCGCGGCCACCGCGGCGGGCGCGGCGCACATCATCGTCACCGGCCGTGCCGTGCCCTGGACCCGGCACGTACTGGACGATCTCGGCTACAAGGGGATCGCCGTCTGCGGGCAGGGCGCGCAGGTCTACGACGCGGGCGCGCACCGGCTGCTGACGTCGGTGACGCTGGACCGGCAGCTCGCCGGTCTGGCGCTGTCGAAGCTCGAGGCCGAGATCGGTCCGCTGGCGCTGGCGGCCAGCCGGGACGGCGTGGACGGCGAGGTCCTGTTCGGGCCCGGCTACCAGGTGCAGGAGGGCCTCCCGGCCGTCTACCTGAAGGACACCGCCGCGGTGTGGACGGCCCCGCTGAACAAGCTGTACATCCAGCACCCGGGCCTGGGCGACGACGAGCTCGTCAAGGTGGCCCGGGAGACGGTGGGCAGTCTGGTCGACATCGTGATGGCCGGTCCCGGGATCGTGGAGATCCTGCCGCTGGGGCTGACCAAGGCCACCGGCCTCTCCCTGGCCGCGCGCCGGCTCGGGGTGAAGGCGGCGGAGACGATCGCTTTCGGCGACATGCCCAACGACATCCCGATGTTCGGCTGGGCGGCGCACGGGGTGGCCATGGCCAATGCCCACGCGGAGCTCAAGGCGGTGGCCGACGAGGTGACGACCTCCAACGAGGAGGACGGCATCGCGGTGGTGCTGGAGCGTCTGCTGGGCGCCGCGTAGCGCGCACGACGTACGTACGAGAGGTCCGGGGCAGCCCGCGCCAGACGGCGCGCTCGAAGTGGCTGCCCCGGACCTTTTGTTGCTCCCCGCACGACTCACTCTGCCCCGGCCGGAATCCCCTTACCAGCGATTTTCCGTGCATCAGCCGTGGATGCGACGGCGGCGCCAGTAGGCGGCGGTCACGACCGCGAGGAGCGGGCCCCACAGCAGCAGCGGCGCGTAGCAGAGGGTCATCAGCCACCAGTAGGACCCGGTGGGGGATCCCGGCGCCGCCATGTTGGCGGACCAGTTGAAGATGCCGAGGACACCGGTCAAGGTGACGGCGGTGGCCCCGAGGGCGGCGGGTATGACGGCCGCGAGGGGTGGGATCCGCCGACCGCCCAGCCGCGGGATCCAGCTCGGCACCACCTCTCCCCAGCGCTGTACGAGGCCGAGGGTGAGCAGGCCGAGGCCTTCGGCGAAGGCACTGAGGGCCACCAGGTAGAAGGACCACACACCGGGGAAGAGCTCTGCCTCCAGTCCGCTGCCCGCTCCCCAGCCGACGGGTATGCCGACCGCGATCGCGACGCGCCACAGGCCGCTGGGGAGCAGGGTGAGGGCGGCCGCGTGGGCGGCCCAGTGGATGGGCCGGCTGACGGCAGGGGCGGCGGCGGGTACAGCGTGTGCGGCAGTGAGTGTGGTCATCGTCCAAGTCCTGTTCTGGAGACGGTGGGTGATGCCTCAAGCCTGGTCGGACGGGCCCTGCGGAACCATCCGCCGATCGGCAGGCCGGGCGGTGCCCGGGACCGGCCGGTCTCTGCCGAACGGCAGATGGCCGGTGTCCAAGGGGGCTCGTAGGGTCGGGGCGTGACCTTGAAACCGAGCGCGCTGTACGCCCCCGTGCTGGCCGCGGCGGCCCTGCTCTCCCTGGTCGGTACGGCCGTGGGCATCCCCGACACGTGGACGCTGGCGGGGACGGCGGTACTGCTGCCGCTGCTGGCCCTGGTGGCGCGCTCGTCGCCTGTGCGTTCGGGGACCATGGCCGGCGCCCTGGGCGTGGCAGCGGTGATGCTGTGGCCGGTCCCGCTGGTGTGGGCCGACGGATCGTGGCTGGAGATCGCGGGGGCGGCGGCGTTCTGGGCGGTGCCGGCCTTCGGCGCGGTGGCCGTCGGCGGCTACCTGCGCCGCCAGGCGGGCCGGATGCGGCAGGCCGTCCGGGACGCGCGACGCGACCAGCAGCTCGAACTGGCCCGCGATCTGCACGACTTCGTGGCGCACGATGTGAGCGCGATCGTGGTGCAGGCGCAGGCGGCGCGGTTCGTGGCCGCGCAGGACCCCGGGCAGGCGGTGCGTGCGCTGGAGCGGATCGAGGCCTCGGGGCTGAGCGCTCTGGAGTCGATGGACCGCACCGTGCACGCCCTGCAGGAGGCCGCGGGCGGACCGACCACTCCGGTACCGGGACTGGCGCAACTGCCGGAGCTGGTGGACCGGTTCGAGGGCGGGACGCTCGATGCCGACCCGGCGGCCGTACGGGAGCTGTCGCGTGAGGCGGACACCACGGCGTACCGGGTGGCCGTCGAGGCCCTGACGAACGTACGCCGCCACGCGCCCGGGGCGGTGGCGCGGGTCTCCGTACGCCGGGCCGGGGCCGACGTAGAGGTCAGCGTGGCCAACGCCGCGGCCCCCCGTGGCGCGGGCGGGCGGCTGCCCCGCATGCGGCGGAGCGGGACCGGACTGGCCGGACTGCGCGGGCGGGTGGAGGCGGCGGGCGGGACGCTGCGGGCCGGAGCGGACGCGGACGGCGGATGGCGGGTTTGCGCGGTCTTCCCGGCGCGGGAGCGCCCTCTCGGGTGATCATGGCGGCGTGACCACACGCATCCTGATAGCCGATGACCAAGAGGACATCCGCAGCGGTTTCCGGCTGATCCTCGACTCACAGCCGGACATGACCGTGGTGGGCGAGGCAGCGGACGGGGAGAGCGCGGTGGCGCTGGCCCGGGAGCTGCGCCCCGACGTGGTGCTGGCGGACATCCGGATGCCCCGCCTGGACGGGCTGGAGGTGACCCGGCTGCTGGCACCGCAGACGCGGGTCGTGGTGGTGACCACCTTCGACCTGGACGAGTACGTGCACACCGCACTGCGCAACGGAGCCTGCGGTTTTCTGCTGAAGCGGTCGGGGCCGGCGCTGCTCATCGAAGGGGTGCGGGCGGCGATGGCCGGGGACACGCTGATCAGTCCGCAGATCACGGTGCGGCTGCTGAGCAAGATCGCCGAGGCGGGGCCGGCCGTCACCGCGCCGCGGGCGCCCCAGCCGCATCCGCTGACCGGCCGCGAGCTGGACATCGTGCGGCTGGTGGCGCGGGGGCTCACCAATGCCGAGATCGGCGCGGAGCTGTTCATCAGCGCGGGGACGGCCAAGACCCACATCGCGAACGTCCAGGCGAAGCTCGGGGCCCGCAACCGGGTGGGGATCGCCGCGTGGGCGTGGGAGCACGGCGTGGCGAAAGCGGAAGCCGATTAGTCACGTTTCACGTGAAACAGGGGTCGTGTTTCACGTGAAACGTGGCGGGTGAGCGGCCAGGCGAGCAGGCCGACGGAGAGCGCGATGGCGTGCCCGAGGTCGGTGAAGGTGCCGCCGGTGAGGAGAGGGAGCCCGAAGAAGGCGACGGCGCCCGCGAGGTAGAGCCACCGCCAGGGGCTGGGGAGCCGGTAGGTGAGGACTCCGACGGCGGCCGCGATTCCGTAGCTGACGCCGATGTCGACGACATGGGTCATGGTGCGCGGGGCGCGGTGGTCCTGGATGGCCATCAGGAGGACCTTCTGGCTGACCAGTGTCGCGACGATGTGGGCGGTCGCGACGATCAGGAGCCAGCGCAGGGTGCCGAGCCAGCGTTCGACGGGGGCCTGGAACAGCTCGAAGAGCACGGCGTAGAGAGCGAGCGAGGCCGGGTTCTCGATCCAGAAGGCACTGCTGAGAAGCGCCCTGACGGGGTATTTGACCAGCTGGTGGATGTTGCTGCTGTTGCGGTGGAGCAGGATGTGCTCGACTCGGTCGGGCGCGATCACGACGACGATGCTGGTGATCGCGATGATCAGCAGCCAGATGTGCGTTCCGGGCGAGGAGCGTATCCAGGACCGCAGGGGCCTGGACGGCTCAGGCTCGGGGTGCTCGATCATGCACCGATGATGACGCGCGAAGCTGTGCCCCGCCTGGCCGGTGGGCCGGGCGGGGCACAGCTTCGCGCGGAGCGTGCCATGGGTCGGCGAGCGGGTCTACTCCTCGCCGGCCAGGGTGAGGCGGCGCAGCTTCTGGCCCGCGTAGACGGTGGCGCCGACGGTGACCACGATGAGCAGGACCGCGGCGGTGGGCAGGCCGACGGTGGCATCGACGTATCCCTCGCCCGCGACCTTCTCGGCCAGGGACAGGGCCCACTGCTGGACGCTGAGGGTCTTGGCACCGGAGACCAGGCTGCCGAAGAGGGATTCCCAGATCAGGGCGTAGACCAGGCCGAAGACGACCGCGTGCCGGCTGACGGTGCCCAGCAGCAGGAACAGCGCGCTGTAGGCGATCGAGGCCACGAGGGCGGCGATGGTGTAGGCGACGGCGATCTGCTGCCCGTTGCCGTTGAGGATGAAGCCGGCGATCAGGGTGGGGATCGCGGAGAAGGCCATGGTGACGGCGATCGCCACGATCAGCTTGGTCATGATGATCGTCGGCCGCTTCACCGGCTTGGAGAGCAGGTAGACGATCGATCCGTCATCGATCTCGGGGCCGATGGCGCCCGTGCCCGCGATGACTCCGATCAGCGGGACCATCGTCGCGAGGGCGAAACCGCCGAGCAGGTCGGCGGCGACCTTGTCGTCCACACCCGTGAGGGCGCGGACGGCGATGGCGATCACGATCAGCAGGGCGGGCAGCAGGAAGAGGATCAGCGCCCGGCGGCGGCCGAGCAGGGCCCGGTAGGTGAGCCGGGCAACGGTGGGGTCGTACATGGGTGCCAGCTCCTTCAGGCCGCGACGAGGTAGGAGAAGACCGACTCGAGGGACTCGTCGGAAGGCGAGACCGTCAGCAGTCGGATGCCGTGCGCGCGGGCGACCCGCGGCAGCAGCTCGGTGAAGCGCCCGAAGTCGACGGCCTGGATCCGCAGGGCGCCCTCCTTCAGGTCGACCTCGATACCGGCCGTGGACGGGTCGGCGATCAGGGCCGCGGCGAGGGCCCGGTCGTCGGAGGAGCGGACGAGGTAGCGGTGCGGGCGGTCCGTCATGAGGCGGCGGATCTTGCGGAAGTCGCCGGAGGCGGCGTGCCGGCCGGCCACGACCACCTCGATGTGCGAGGCCAGCTGCTCGACCTCCTCCAGGATGTGGGAGGAGAACAGGACGGTGCGCCCGTCGTCGCCCATCCGCCGCAGCAGGTCCATCAGCTGCATGCGCTGGCGCGGGTCCATGCCGTTGAACGGCTCGTCGAGGAGCAGCACGGACGGGTTGTGGACCAGGGCGGAGGCCATCTTCACGCGCTGGCGCATGCCCTTGGAGTACGTGGAGATCTTGCGGTCCTGGGCGTACTCCATCTCCACGGTGGCCAGCGCCCGCTGGGCCTCCGCGTCGCCGAGCCCGTGGAGTTCGGCGTTGGCGACGACGAACTCGCGGCCGGTGAGGAAGTCGTACATGGCCTCGCGCTCGGGCACGACGCCGATCTGCTTGTAGACCTGCTCGTTCTGCCAGATCTGCGTGCCGTCGAGGGTGACGGTGCCGGTGGAGGGGGCCAGGAAGCCGCCCATCATGTTGATGAGGGTGGACTTGCCGGCGCCGTTGGGGCCCAGGAGGCCGGTGACGCCGGGACCGATGCGCATGGTCACGTCGTTGACGGCGACGACGTTCCCGAACCAGCGGGAGGTGTGGTCGATGTCGATGATGGTCACAGCCCGGCCTTCCGGTAGCGGGCCATCAGGGCGGCGTAGGAGCCGGCGATGAGGCCGAGGACGACGAGCAGGTAGACGAAGCCGGTGCCGGCCGAGGGGCCTTCACCACCGGGGAAGGCGGAGGTCGCGCCGAGGAAGGCCGTCTGGACCCCGTCGATCAGGGTGATCGGGGAGAACAGGCCCATCCACTCGATGGCTCCGGTGTTCCCGGTGCTGTAGGCGATCCCCTGGACGGCGGTCACCGCGCCGAACGGGATCAGGAGCACGGCGATGATCGCGGCGACGCCGAACCCGCGGCGCGGGGTGAGCGCGGCCATGACGAGGCCGAGGCCCGAGAACAGCAACGACAGCAGCAGTACCGACACCAGTCCCTGCCCGAATCCCTTGGTCTGGTCACCGAAGTCGAACTTCGCCAGCAGCGAGCCGATCCACATGATCAGCAGCGGGGTGGCGGTGAGGATGAACAGGGCCGAGGCCATGGCGGCGAACTTGGCCACGACGTAGTCGACCCGCTCGATGGGCCGCGAGAAGTAGAGCGGCACGGTCTTGAAGCGCAGGTCCCGGGA is a genomic window containing:
- the pheA gene encoding prephenate dehydratase codes for the protein MSATRFTYLGPEGTFTEAALRTLPEAATRELIPMVSVPAALDAVRNGEAAAALVPIENSVEGGVTATLDELASGEPLMIYREVLLPIAFALLVRPGTALSDVKTVTGHPVAQPQVRNWLRANLPDAVWESAASNADGARLVQEGRFDAAFAGEFAAATYGLVPLVTEIHDAENAETRFVLVGRPARPAAPTGADKTSVVLWLGDDHPGALLELLQEFAVRGVNLMLIQSRPTGEGIGNYCFAVDAEGHISDRRVSEALMGLKRTCPQVRFLGSYPRAGVAQSDVRAPRPGTSDGDFTAASDWLTRCLDGRA
- the serS gene encoding serine--tRNA ligase, which encodes MIDLRLLREDPDRVRASQRARGEDVELVDALLSADERRRSSGMRFDELRNEQKSLGKLIPKASPEERAELLKKAEQLKQDVKAAESEQNEADEAAKKLLLQLGNIVHEDVPVGGEEDFTVLETHGTIRDFAAEGFEPKDHLELGESLGAIDVERGAKVSGSRFYYLTGVGALLELALVNAAIAQATEAGFIPMLTPALVRPRAMEGTGFLGQAAENVYHLEKDDYYLVGTSEVPLAAYHMDEIIEADKLPLRYAGFSPCFRREAGTYGKDTRGIFRVHQFDKVEMFSYVAPEEAEAEHQRLLEWEKQWLTSLELPFQVIDVATGDLGSSASRKFDCEAWIPTQGKYRELTSASNCDGFQARRLSIRYRDGKKTQPLSTLNGTLCAVPRTIVAILENHQQADGSVRVPQVLRPYLGGREVLEPITK
- a CDS encoding HAD family hydrolase yields the protein MSPAPFPYKLVATDLDGTLLRGDDTVSERTREALVAATAAGAAHIIVTGRAVPWTRHVLDDLGYKGIAVCGQGAQVYDAGAHRLLTSVTLDRQLAGLALSKLEAEIGPLALAASRDGVDGEVLFGPGYQVQEGLPAVYLKDTAAVWTAPLNKLYIQHPGLGDDELVKVARETVGSLVDIVMAGPGIVEILPLGLTKATGLSLAARRLGVKAAETIAFGDMPNDIPMFGWAAHGVAMANAHAELKAVADEVTTSNEEDGIAVVLERLLGAA
- a CDS encoding sensor histidine kinase, with translation MTLKPSALYAPVLAAAALLSLVGTAVGIPDTWTLAGTAVLLPLLALVARSSPVRSGTMAGALGVAAVMLWPVPLVWADGSWLEIAGAAAFWAVPAFGAVAVGGYLRRQAGRMRQAVRDARRDQQLELARDLHDFVAHDVSAIVVQAQAARFVAAQDPGQAVRALERIEASGLSALESMDRTVHALQEAAGGPTTPVPGLAQLPELVDRFEGGTLDADPAAVRELSREADTTAYRVAVEALTNVRRHAPGAVARVSVRRAGADVEVSVANAAAPRGAGGRLPRMRRSGTGLAGLRGRVEAAGGTLRAGADADGGWRVCAVFPARERPLG
- a CDS encoding response regulator produces the protein MTTRILIADDQEDIRSGFRLILDSQPDMTVVGEAADGESAVALARELRPDVVLADIRMPRLDGLEVTRLLAPQTRVVVVTTFDLDEYVHTALRNGACGFLLKRSGPALLIEGVRAAMAGDTLISPQITVRLLSKIAEAGPAVTAPRAPQPHPLTGRELDIVRLVARGLTNAEIGAELFISAGTAKTHIANVQAKLGARNRVGIAAWAWEHGVAKAEAD
- a CDS encoding rhomboid-like protein, whose protein sequence is MIEHPEPEPSRPLRSWIRSSPGTHIWLLIIAITSIVVVIAPDRVEHILLHRNSSNIHQLVKYPVRALLSSAFWIENPASLALYAVLFELFQAPVERWLGTLRWLLIVATAHIVATLVSQKVLLMAIQDHRAPRTMTHVVDIGVSYGIAAAVGVLTYRLPSPWRWLYLAGAVAFFGLPLLTGGTFTDLGHAIALSVGLLAWPLTRHVSRETRPLFHVKRD
- a CDS encoding ABC transporter permease, which produces MYDPTVARLTYRALLGRRRALILFLLPALLIVIAIAVRALTGVDDKVAADLLGGFALATMVPLIGVIAGTGAIGPEIDDGSIVYLLSKPVKRPTIIMTKLIVAIAVTMAFSAIPTLIAGFILNGNGQQIAVAYTIAALVASIAYSALFLLLGTVSRHAVVFGLVYALIWESLFGSLVSGAKTLSVQQWALSLAEKVAGEGYVDATVGLPTAAVLLIVVTVGATVYAGQKLRRLTLAGEE
- a CDS encoding ABC transporter ATP-binding protein — its product is MTIIDIDHTSRWFGNVVAVNDVTMRIGPGVTGLLGPNGAGKSTLINMMGGFLAPSTGTVTLDGTQIWQNEQVYKQIGVVPEREAMYDFLTGREFVVANAELHGLGDAEAQRALATVEMEYAQDRKISTYSKGMRQRVKMASALVHNPSVLLLDEPFNGMDPRQRMQLMDLLRRMGDDGRTVLFSSHILEEVEQLASHIEVVVAGRHAASGDFRKIRRLMTDRPHRYLVRSSDDRALAAALIADPSTAGIEVDLKEGALRIQAVDFGRFTELLPRVARAHGIRLLTVSPSDESLESVFSYLVAA
- a CDS encoding ABC transporter permease subunit; translation: MAPDTSTQIHNIGYRSYDGPRLGRGYARKSLFSQSLRGAYGLGRSAKSKVLPMILFAVMCVPALILVAVAIAVPGSTELPIKYTTYALTTQVVIGLYLASQAPQSVSRDLRFKTVPLYFSRPIERVDYVVAKFAAMASALFILTATPLLIMWIGSLLAKFDFGDQTKGFGQGLVSVLLLSLLFSGLGLVMAALTPRRGFGVAAIIAVLLIPFGAVTAVQGIAYSTGNTGAIEWMGLFSPITLIDGVQTAFLGATSAFPGGEGPSAGTGFVYLLVVLGLIAGSYAALMARYRKAGL